A genomic window from Parasteatoda tepidariorum isolate YZ-2023 chromosome 10, CAS_Ptep_4.0, whole genome shotgun sequence includes:
- the LOC107447655 gene encoding UPAR/Ly6 domain-containing protein crok — MKAGILFVITALGVIFLIKNGEGIKCWVCRSDSDPRCVDPFDNTTIPIFDCDTVKLDHYPNVKASMCRKIRQKVYGNWRFIRSCAFLGTPGEGTGNENYCTMRTGTYNVFMETCTCNSKDGCNTASSNHHLSYFAAFLLPILLMLRIRLFG; from the exons ATGAAGGCTGggatattatttgtaataacaGCCTTAGGTGTGATCTTTCTAATCAAAAAcg GTGAGGGAATCAAATGTTGGGTGTGTCGCTCAGATTCTGATCCCAGGTGTGTGGATCCTTTCGATAACACAACCATTCCTATATTCGACTGTGATACTGTAAAGCTCGATCATTATCCAAATGTTAAAGCATCCATGTGCAGAAAGATAAGACAGAAAg tgtaTGGCAATTGGCGTTTCATTCGTTCCTGTGCATTTCTTGGTACCCCAGGCGAAGGAACTGGTAATGAGAACTACTGCACTATGAGAACGGGGACATACAATGTGTTCATGGAGACTTGCACATGCAACAGTAAAGACGGATGCAACACCGCCTCATCCAATCACCATCTCTCATACTTCGCTGCATTCCTCCTTCCCATTCTTCTCATGCTCAGGATCAGACTGTTTGGCTGA